A window of the Limanda limanda chromosome 8, fLimLim1.1, whole genome shotgun sequence genome harbors these coding sequences:
- the tdrd12 gene encoding putative ATP-dependent RNA helicase TDRD12 has translation MSKISILKVENPSCLWGRAVGSRGTKSETTEEYDSMLSQINLFYHGVTKDLCKMKPTSIEEGQVCVVYWSVMKLWCRAVVESIIMDSVSCKARCLLVDHGERLVVASDQIRVAVQNFLQLPFWVKRFHLARIQPTTLRVCVYQENAELISTALWDSSATLYLHNLLQASTWTEAVLLESDSDSTSIELYLTIGNIKICVNDDLVAKRFAYYTRESAESSELDEVDRFPNMLSSGILNQSASTTSRKPTAVTQPPAGFLGSDRHQGRACDWLTAPCSPQSQQHELRTSNGDCRPNITEEQLSTGSQSRSSSQTAASESYLLLCCFRDLSEDTDSSLAAALRRNLSLFKFLKFLNPGSSYQQATHRVGELEELNDCLPKELTSASSPCTGQEDCKGSSVESGPAETEKRRSSELAGTCSRLLEWLNPEPLSLDPEAADDAVAASESRSNGVLVHSAIPVQPCTSLDDAPITETLRLVLQRKKYSTLSPADCYSWPAVSRGCNTIIVSQVADQPLSYLAPLLTHILLNSIFSSLTSSTGPIAVLLCPGWEKVQQVYDLLEDFKISQVLHPIVLLLGVGKDEAKTIRIPKNCLLLVTTPFSFVRLLSCHCFMFLRLHHLLLDEADQLFTFAPDEMEIILQHFQKVTSSEEKASSPQQLVAVAKRWTSQMDGLLTNHMPYPCIVMTVPEEAALYGNVQQFILMTLESSKISELLGMLDFSPDVGQKTLIIANCAQEVEDVFKAVSHKSAFCLKTHEGLPYQFDFVIQQWRKTIGPGTHVILVTTNECLKCFGIRDASCVIHYGFPTSPKVFGSRLFSMSENFRNLSERDQTASVPPVTRSVLLISERDAPHVVGVVRYLGRTNALLPPELLSFGQGIHMAREDLKTNRPLCSYLKSLGVCRDSRTCPDRHKLISQLDQSDLPASGVIEVLPLYIKTASVFYGRIIRKDETGFDGLASEMASYYADKKPGAGTELSEGGLYAVQEDNTFHRVKILSVPDRGDRLFFTVFVRFIDNGKEEEVKSHQILQLPEQFHSLSCQAVEIIVCRVKPVDAEIDWHPKVTRAISQKIRGLQHRTRAVLSLGNTVFVDPMVRMSQVPGMKTVINEYSVQSEILNTGMGVGNPEHLKLLRALCQEGEDSSRKEAGPNYGLKDNSVSLEFRIKAEEEVLAEVFRAAKARKLSDPPPLEPCVPLSPVSPMNHTPVPAPPACQLRLFPVFEQEALSEIQAADEQRYNRTPDLKSAKQMMRNRDGGELCPMTNLAGCLNSFDSGIPAGGNESQSQQVTVSTNEKNYDEKSFHPQIRWYQTSDAVIVTVKLMNPESQRCDFYLDRVIYSGRVNSQSYRADLELQGNIAVDRCCWEMKSNEPVLKLFKQQQGHWEKLLRNKNIFVSYDVEHFEKNEDKAPNGLWFVANTGKDNLYVNSESGSESD, from the exons ATGTCCAAAATATCTATTCTTAAG GTTGAGAACCCCTCCTGTCTCTGGGGTCGGGCCGTTGGGAGTCGGGGAACTAAATCAGAGACGACAGAGGAGTACGACAGTATGTTGTCTCAGATTAACCTCTTCTACCACGGCGTTACCAAGGACCTGTGCAAAATGAAGCCCACGTCAATAGAGGAGGGACAG gtgtgtgtggtgtactGGTCAGTGATGAAGTTGTGGTGTCGGGCCGTGGTGGAATCAATTATTATGGATTCTGTATCCTGTAAAGCTCGCTGCCTGCTGGTCGACCACGGCGAACGTCTCGTCGTTGCTTCAGACCA GATTCGAGTTGCTGTACAGAACTTCCTCCAGCTGCCGTTTTGGGTGAAGAGGTTCCACCTGGCACGAATCCAACCAACAAccctgcgagtgtgtgtttaccaGGAGAATGCAGAGCTTAT TTCGACCGCTCTTTGGGACAGCTCAGCTACGCTTTACCTACACAACTTGCTACAAG CGTCAACTTGGACAGAGGCTGTGTTGCTTGAATCTGACTCAGACTCCACCTCCATCGAGCTCTACCTAACTATTGGAAACATCAAG atcTGTGTGAATGATGACCTTGTGGCCAAGAGGTTTGCATATTACACTAGAGAGTCTGCGGAAAGCAGTGAGTTGGATGAGGTGGATCGATTTCCCAACATGTTGTCCTCCGGCATCTTAAACCAGAGTGCCTCCACAACCTCACGCAAGCCGACAGCAGTAACACAACCACCTGCTG GGTTTTTGGGCAGTGATAGACATCAGGGTAGAgcatgtgattggctgacagcTCCCTGTTCGCCTCAG AGCCAACAGCATGAGCTGAGGACCTCTAATGGAGACTGTAGGCCAAACATCACAGAAGAACAACTGTCTACTGGCAGCCAATCACGGAGCAGCTCTCAGACTGCTGCTTCAGAGAG TTACCTGCTTCTTTGTTGTTTCCGTGACTTGTCAGAGGACACTGACTCCTCTCTGGCTGCAGCTCTGAGAAGAAACCTCAGTTTGTTTAA GTTCCTGAAGTTTCTGAATCCTGGCAGCAGCTATCAGCAGGCGACTCACCGT GTGGGTGAGCTTGAAGAGCTGAATGACTGTCTACCCAAAGAGCTGACTTCGGCCTCCAGCCCCTGCACAGGACAGGAAGA cTGCAAAGGTAGTTCGGTAGAGTCAGGACCGGCAGAgactgagaagaggaggagcagtgaatTGGCCGGCACTTGTTCACG GCTTTTGGAGTGGTTGAACCCGGAGCCTCTGAGCCttgatccagaagctgcagatGATGCT GTTGCTGCCAGTGAGTCCAGGTCAAATGGGGTTCTGGTGCACTCTGCAATCCCAGTTCAGCCCTGCACCAGTTTGGATGATGCCCCCATCACTGAAACTCTCCGCTTG GTGCTTCAGAGGAAGAAGTACAGCACTCTGTCTCCAGCTGACTGTTACAGCTGGCCAGCTGTGTCTCGAGGATGCAACACCATCATCGTGTCCCAAGTTGCTGACCAGCCGCTCAGCTACCTAGCACCACTCCTCACCCACATCCTACTCAACTCCATCTTCAGTTCCCTCACCTCCAGCACAGGG CCCATTGCAGTGCTGCTGTGTCCAGGCTGGGAGAAAGTCCAGCAGGTGTATGACCTGCTGGAGGATTTCAAGATCAGCCAGGTGCTCCATCCCATCGTCCTGCTGCTGGGTGTTGGGAAGGACGAGGCCAAGACTATCAGGATCCCGAAGAACT GCCTGCTGTTAGTGACCACACCCTTTAGTTTTGTCCGTCTGCTGTCTTGTCACTGCTTCATGTTCCTGCGACTTCATCACCTGCTGTTGGATGAGGCCGACCAGCTCTTCACTTTCGCTCCGGATGAG ATGGAGATCATTTTGCAGCATTTCCAGAAGGTGACCTCCAGCGAGGAGAAGGCCTCCAGTCCTCAGCAGCTTGTTGCCGTGGCGAAAAGATGGACCAGTCAAATGGATGGATTGTTAACCAATCACATGCCATACCCCTGCATTGTTATGACTGTCCCTGAGGAAGCTGCTCTCTATGGTAACGTTCAGCAG TTCATCCTCATGACTCTAGAGAGCAGTAAGATCTCAGAACTGTTGGGGATGTTGGATTTCAGCCCAGATGTTGGACAGAAGACTCTGATCATAGCCAACTGCGCTCAGGAAGTTGAAGATGTTTTCAAG GCCGTGAGTCACAAATCTGCTTTCTGCCTCAAGACTCACGAAGGATTGCCATACCAGTTCGACTTTGTCATCCAGCAGTGGAGGAAAACCATCGGGCCTGGAACTCATGTTATTCTGG TGACCACCAACGAATGTCTGAAGTGTTTTGGAATCAGAGATGCATCTTGCGTCATCCACTACGGTTTCCCCACTTCTCCCAAAGTGTTTGGCAGTCGACTCTTCAGCATGTCTGAAAACTTCAGAAACCTCTCGGAACGG GATCAAACAGCGAGCGTCCCTCCTGTCACCAGGTCAGTGCTGTTGATCTCAGAGAGGGACGCTCCTCATGTTGTGGGGGTTGTGCGTTACCTGGGACGAACTAACGCCTTGCTGCCCCCTGAGCTACTGTCTTTCGGCCAGGGCATCCATATGGCAAGGGAGGACCTAAAGACCAACAGGCCTCTCTGCAGCTACCTGAAGAGCCTTGGAGTCTGCAG agacaGTAGAACATGTCCCGACCGTCACAAGTTAATTTCCCAGCTGGACCAGTCCGACCTTCCTGCATCTGGTGTCATAGAA gTTTTACCTCTCTATATCAAGACGGCATCAGTCTTCTATGGTCGCATCATCAGGAAAGATGAGACTGGTTTTGATGGCTTAGCATCTGAGATGGCTTCTTACTATGCTGATAAGAAACCAGGAGCCGGCACAGAGTTGTCGGAAGGAGGCCTATACGCTGTGCAGGAGGACAACACCTTCCACAG GGTGAAGATCCTCTCCGTTCCCGACAGAGGTGACCGCTTGTTTTTCACGGTCTTCGTGCGGTTTATTGACAatggaaaggaagaggaggtgaaatcCCATCAGATCCTTCAGCTGCCGGAGCAGTTTCACTCTCTGTCCTGCCAGGCTGTGGAGATCATTGTCTGCCGCGTCAAACCAGTTGATGCCGAGATCGACTGGCACCCAAAG GTCACCAGAGCCATCAGTCAGAAGATCCGAGGTCTGCAGCACCGCACCAGAGCAGTTCTCAGTCTCGGAAACACTGTCTTTGTTGATCCCATG GTCCGGATGAGCCAGGTGCCCGGAATGAAAACTGTCATCAACGAATATAGTGTCCAGTCTGAGATTCTGAATACTGGAATGGGAGTCGGCAACCCGGAGCATCTAAAACTGCTGAGGGCACTGTGCCAGGAGGGGGAAGACAGCAGCCGCAAAGAGGCAGGCCCCAACTATGG ATTGAAGGACAACTCGGTGTCTCTTGAATTCAGGATCAAAGCTGAGGAAGAAGTTCTGGCTGAAGTCTTCAGAGCAGCCAAGGCCAGGAAGCTCTCTGACCCTCCTCCACTCGAGCCATGTGTGCCATTAAGTCCAGTATCTCCAATGAACCACACCCCAGTCCCAGCACCACCAGCTTGTCAACTCCGCCTGTTCCCAGTGTTTGAGCAGGAAGCTCTTTCAGAAATTCAGGCTGCAGATGAACAGAGATACAATCGCACTCCTGATCTAAAGTCAGCTAAACAGATGATGAG GAACAGAGATGGAGGTGAACTTTGTCCCATGACCAACCTGGCTGGTTGTCTCAACTCCTTCGATAGtggta ttcctgcaggTGGCAATGAAAGTCAAAGCCAGCAGGTCACCGTCAGCACTAATGAAAAAAACTACGATGAAAAAAG TTTCCATCCTCAGATCCGCTGGTACCAGACGTCCGACGCTGTGATTGTAACAGTGAAGTTGATGAACCCAGAGAGTCAGCGCTGTGACTTCTACCTTGACAGGGTCATCTACAG TGGCAGAGTGAACAGTCAGTCCTACAGAGCTGACCTGGAGCTTCAGGGCAACATTGCTGTGGACCGCTGCTGCTGGGAAATGAAGTCCAATGAGCCAGTCCTCAAACTGTTCAAACAACAGCAGGGGCACTGGGAAAAACTGCTCAGGAACAAG AATATTTTTGTGAGTTATGATGTGGAGCATTTTGAGAAGAATGAAGACAAAGCACCAAATG GTCTGTGGTTTGTGGCGAACACAGGAAAGGATAACTTGTATGTGAACTCAGAGAGTGGCAGTGAGAGTGACTGA